The region ATACGCTCTAAGGAAAGGAGGAACGGGTGGCGCAGATCTTTGATCCGGTTGAGCGCCTTCAGTTCGCGCGAGGCGCGAGCCTCGTCGTGGAAACCAAACACCAACTTGACGGCCTTGGAAAGACCACCAGGTGCGTCTGCTCGCCAGACTTCGCCGTAGCCACCGGCTCCGATTCGTTGTACGAGGCGATATCCGTCTACCTCTCGTACTGTCGCACTTGTCTCGATCGACACGATTAAGGACCTTATTTCGGGTCTGCGAATGCGATCATCGCAAGGGAATACCCAGTTGTATATTGGCACGCAAAAAATGCGTTGAGCTTTCGCAAGGAACCTCGCTTGAAATCAAGCGAGGTCTCAAAAAGGACATCCTGTCCGAACAACCGTTGGGTATTGCGTTAGGTGGGAAAACGTACGACTACGTCGAATCCCATCTGCTGCAATACCTGGTTATCTGGTCCACTGGAAGCAGCTTGGGCAATGGCCTGACTGCCGGCGGACTTTACTTCCTGAATGTATTCTTGAATGCTAGTGGCAACGGCCGGACTTCGTGAAGCCGCCGACAAGGCACTAGCCGATACGCCGATCATCTTGGCGTGCTGAAGCACGTCAGAGACAATCGGCGGCTTGAATTGTTCGATTCCGATCACCGCGATCTCGACCCCCATCGCTCGAAGGTCTTCGACAGCGGTGTTGTCCCAATAATTGGCTTCCCATAAGTCGACCGAGCCGCCCAAAACCACTTTGACGGCAGAGCCAAGCTTGGTCCGAATCCAACCAACCGTTTCGAGCAAGTCGGCTCGATTGAGGTCTGACTCGTCGATCTCCAGCATCAATAAACCGCCGACGTTCTGGCGTTCCTGCAGCGCCAGCAATGCCGAACTGTGCTGAAGCAAACGGAGTGGGTTCTCCAGGACCAACGAGTTTTTCAGCAGCTTCGTTTCTTCGTGATTCTGATATGCTTTGCGGAAAAGGGGGCACCACTGCCCAGCGATTTGTTGCGTGGCGACGCTCTCGATGGAGAGCAGGCCTGGATCAATTCGCTTCAAGCCAGACCACTGATTGACGGTGCGGAGGGCTTGAATCAGTAAATGAGGATCTTGCGCAGGAGCGGAAGCCTGAACGCGATCTTCCATCGTCAGCGTTACCGTTTGACGAGCCGTCTCGGCCGCAGGGCAATGGAAATCGAATTCAAAGTCAGCAATCGATACGGTATCGCCATCGACAAGAACATGCTCGTCGAGCTTCTCGCCGTTGATGTAAACGCCATTCGTACTGCGCAAATCACGTATCAGGTAGCCACTTCCGTGGCGGACGACTTCAGCGTGCTCTCGTGAGACGCGTCCTGATTCGACGGTCAGATTGCACGTGGCGTTGCGCCCGATGATGAATGGAAAGTCATCGATCACCGATTTGGTCGAACGGCCAGTGGCTTGATCGAGGTACTCGAGGTAAATCGAGTCGTTTCCAATAGTCGGTAGCAGCTGCGTCTGCATTCTTCCTACCCTGATGCTGGCGTCTACTCGTTCATCGAAACAAGGCAAACCATTGCCAAGTCGATCGGAAAAGTCGTCGGATAAGCTGCCGCGTTGCGCTGTTTGTTCCACGTCGCGGTGAGTGGCGGTTAAGTCACACCCAAATCAAACATAGGTCATAAACATCCGGCGTGACTGTGAATTTTTTGCCGGAGCAGGGGGGACGCACGGTTTGGCTCTCTATGTTCCCGAAATATTTTCGTTTTCCGCGATTTGAAATCTCGCACTTCCTGGGCCGTCATGAACTATGTTTCCTTTAAGCGCGGATCGATCGTTTGCGCGGTCGACTTTTCATCATCTCTTCTGGGAAGCAGGTAGTTTCATGGTTTCACGTGCACTACGAATCGTCGTTGTCTCTGAGGACCGTCAACACCTTCGCGACTGCTTCGACTTCTTCGTAGCGTGTGGATATGAAGTAGAAACTCGCTGCGATTCGGTCTATCGAGAGAACGATTCTGCCCAGAAAAACGATCTTTTGATCTACGACTACAACGGCCATCAGTCGAGCGTCGGGCATGACAACTTGTTCCGCATCGCTGTCGTGCCGGCCGATAAACCAGAGCTCGTTCAGAAAGCGATTTCCGAGTCGGCGGACGATGTCGTTTTGCGACCGGTGACGCCTGCCAAACTGCTTGTCCGTATCCGCGCGGCAGCCGCCATCCTGGAGGCCCGCGTTGCCGTATCCCAGCAATTTGGGCGCGATCCGCGCAAACGATACCCGGGCGAAGGGGCATTCCTAGGCACACTCCAGAACACGATCGAACAAATTTCGGTCCATGGCCATTGCGTCTGTGCAACCCTGTTTTCCGTATCGAACAGCCGCTCGGAACGTTACAGCCAGTGGTTGTCGGAGTTGGAAGCGACCGCTTTGCCCGATTCACGCATCTTCGAGCTTTCTGGCGATCGCGTTGCTGTCATCACTCCAGCGACAACGCCTGATCAAGTAACCCACTGGGCCGCCGATCAGATGGCCCAGGCATCGGTTCGAGATACTTCGCAATCGAACGTGCCTCCGCTTAGCGTCTCTGGCAGTTTCGTTAGCACGCGAAACGATTCAGCTAGTAGCCAACAAATATCGCTTGTGTTGTCCGATCGGCTCAACTTGGCGATGAGTCTTGGGGAAGGGCTTCTCGTCGACGATGCGCTGGAAAGCCAATGGCTGCCGCATCAACCGACAGGAAGCATCTTCGACGGCATGACTGCCCAGGATATTATGCGGCCAACGACGGTTCGCCTCCGCGATACCGATACGGCCCAGAATGCCTTGGAAACGATGAAGCTATGGAACGCGGACATCGCTCCGGTATTCAGCAGCGATGAAACATCGTGCGGTTTGATACGTACCGAAGACCTGACTGAGCTGGAAGATAAACAACAAGCCATCGGCCGTTACTGCCTGCCGAATGTACCTCGCGTACGATGCGACTCCACATTCGACGAGTTCGTGGCGTTGTTCTCGTCGAACGATTCTGCCTGGCTCCAGGTCCTTCGCAACAACGATCCTGTCGGTGTCATCCACTGCGACGATCTGACGTCGATGAACACCCCGGTGATGGTTTCGCTGCCGTAAAGCTTTACGCACGCAATTTGCATCCACCAACAAGCTTTCGTCCTAACGGCCGTAATACCAAATCGGTATGCAGCTTTCGTACTTGGCCGCGAACATTTACCCGTGGCGATGCCTCCCTGTAAGCCGGAGTGTTTAACCGAAATAACACCATGCCGACCTTAGCGACGGCATGGCATTTGAATCGGTTTGCACACTAATCGTTGCCTGCGACGACGGTGAAGTAACTCCCCACGACCAGGTCGAAATACTCCGGTCGCATTTCCATCGGGAAGCCTTTGTAGACACAGTAATTGCGGATCTGCGTCAAAAGGTCGCGCGGCTGGCAGCGTCGCATCGGACGATTTACTGGAGCGTAGTGATTGTCGATCAAATGCGTGATCGATTCTTCGTCGTAGCGGCAACCGAACTGCTTCGAGAAGATTTGAAAGAGCTTGTGGAACTCTTCCTGCGAAGCATCTTCCACTTCGATCTTATAAGGTATTCGCCGCAGAAATGCGTCGTCGGTCAAGTCCGATGGCTCGAGGTTGGTCGAGAATATAATCAACTGCTCGAAGGGAACCTGAATCTTCTTACCGTTAGGAAGTGCCAGGTAGTCGACACGGTTTTCCAGCGGAACGATCCAGCGGTTGAGTAGTTCTTGCGGCTCCATTCGCTGACGGCCGAAGTCATCGATCAGGAGGCTCCCACAGTTGCTCTTCATCTGCAGTGGGGCTTCGCAAATGTTGTTGATTGGATCGAAACGGATTTCGAGACTGTCCATCGTCAGCTCGCCACCAACAACCACCGTGGGCCGGCGAACTTTAATCCAGCGTTTGTCGAAGTTGTCGGACTTGATGATGCTGTTTTCGTCTTGATCGACCGCTTCGTGGAAAGCTGCGTCGAACAGCTTGATGAACTGGCCATCTTCAACAACAGTACGTGGAATCCAGATTTCCTGGCCGTAACAGGCCGTAATTCGCTTGGCGAGTGTCGTTTTGCCGTTACCTGGGGCACCGTAAAGAAAGAGCCCAGCTCCCGAATTCACAGCCGGTCCGAGTCGATCGAACATGCCGGGCTCAACCGAAAGTCCGTCGAACGCTCGGCGGAGGTCTTCCTCTTTCGGGGTTTCGTTACGCACCGATTGGGCTTCGACCGACGTGATATAGTCGTCCAGCGATACCGGAGCCGGCCCGAAGTAGGCACACGACTGCATGTACGTTTGAGCTCGCGAACGGCCCTGATCGGTCAGTGTATAGGTGTAGTCATTCAGCGGAGCCGAACCGCAGTGGGTGATCAACTGTCGCGTTCGCAGCGACGTAAGAATGCCTTCTACGACGCCAAACGGCAGGCAAATATGCTCGGCCGTCTTTCGACCACTCAACGAGCCAATGTTCAGGTACAGCTTCAAGATGATCGACTCGACCAGCGTCTGCGATAACTGAGTGTCCTCTAAAGTCTTGGGTTCTTCAGGACGAAAACCATCATCTGCTAGCAGGGCGGCAAGAAGACCTGTTTTCAGTTCCGTTCCGGACATAGTATGAATTCCGCGAGGCTTGTTTAGGTAAAGAGAGAAGACCGCTTAGGCGCATAGCACTGAAAAAGCTTAGGTCCCGAGCACGGTAATTGCCGCTCAAAACGGCTTTTTTCGGGCAATTTTCACTATTTGGAAAATTTTGCCACGGCAGCTAGCGCCCTGTCGTTTCTGTTCCTTATAACAACATCCCACGGGAATCTTCGCGCTAGCAACCAACATGTGGTGTCTTATGAGCTACGCTTGACTCTGTGACGATAATAATAAGCATAACGGGTAAGCAGGTTCGTATTTCTTGCCGAGCCCTTTCATGGTAGGTTCTGCAAATCACCAAACCACGCGAGTCGAACCATGGCCAACGAAAAAGCCAAACTGCTGTTAGAAAACTGCAACGATTACTTCGAGCGAATCTCCGCCGTACAATCGGCCCTGCATTTGGGCATGTCGATGGAGGAAATCGAAGACTATTTGGATTGGCTGCGTCTGCTTCGCTCGGAGAATTGCGAAATGGCGGCCGCAGGCAGTAGCAGCGCTCCGGGAGCTTAAACGTCCTTCTGTGCCATGAGAATTGGCACCGTCAGATAGGCGTTTTCCCGGACCACTCTTCTCTTACTGCTCGAGCTTCTTCAGCATCTCAATTGCTTGTCGAGCGTTTTGCAAGCCACCAATTCGCTGAATGAACAGCTGAACTCCCAAAAGTTCATTGGGTGAAAGCAGGTCTTGCCCGTACTCCAGCAGGATCTCGAGTTCGTGGGCAGGCAGGTGTTCAATCTCGACTCTTGAAAGCATGGAAGTATCCGATCCGTGTCCAAATCCTAAGCAGCAACTATCGAGATGTATCGGAACGAAACAGGCTTGGTGTTAGGACCGCGTTGCTTTGTTCGCCTCTGAATGAACATATTCTCGGGGGATGATAACTACTTATCGGACTGACCGGTAAAACCTGTGCTTCCTGATAGCACGCTGCGATTGCGTTCGGGCGATCCAGACCCCTTGTATTCGATCTGCGCCGCGATTATGGCGTTGTCGGCAACAAAGGATTAACCATTCTAACCGTACCATTTCTGCCTTGCGGCAGGCCGGCAACAGCACTACTATTGCCGCCGCAATCATCTCTCCGTTCTGAAAGGATTCGATCGAAGTGAGCTCTCCCGAAGTCCTCGGCCAGTTTATTCCGCTGCACTACCACTATGACATGCTCCGCGACAATTACCGGATGACTTCGTTTCAGCAGGCGATTGCTGCGACGGTTAAGCCCGGGATGACGGTGGTCGACTTAGGCGGAGGAACCGGCGTTCTCTCTTACTTTGCCGCGATGGAAGGGGCCAAAGTCTATTACGTCGAGCGGAATCCAGAACTTGTCGAGGTGGCTCGGCGCTTTCTTCGCATGAACAAAGTCGAAGACCGCGTGACAATTGTTCACCAGGATGCCACTCAGTTCGTTCCGCCTGAACCGGTCGACGTGGTAACCTGCGAGATGCTGCATGTCGGTTTAGTCCGAGAAAAACAGACCGAAGTAATCGAGACGTTCAAGCGACAATACATGGCCAAGCATGGCTCGAAGCTGCCACGCTTTATTCCCGAGGCGACGCTTCTGGCCGTTCAACCGGTCATGCAAGCGTACGAGTTTGCTGGCTTTCATGCCCCGGTCCCATTGTTTCAGCCGCCGGTCGCGGAAGTGCAAGGGACGACCGAACTCGGTATGCCAGCGGTGTACGAGACCGTGATCTACGACGAAGCGTACGCGCATGAGGTCGACTGGAAAGGAACACTGACAATGCAGCGTGGTGGCACGCTCAATGGCTGGCGACTGGTAACGAAGAACGTGCTATCGGTCCTTGTCGAAGAACAGTCCGAGATCTGCTGGCACAATCAGTACCTGGTCATGCCACTCGACGAACCGATCGAAGTCGAAACGGGAGATCGCGTCGATGTGCAAATTCGCTATCAATTTTGCACGGAACTGAATGACTTGTGGAATGGGGTTTCCCAACAGAAGGCCCCACAAACGTTGGTCAAACGCCTGTCTGCTTAGGCCCAACGTCCTCTCGTAACGATTATTCCGGTCGTGAAGGCCACGAGCATGCCTCGAAGCTGGCACGGCGGAATGGACTTCGTGTTGATCTGACCTAGGTTTTCTTAGCTTTCCCGCGTCTGGGGACCGTTCGACTTGCGCAACAGTCCTGCTTGAGACGTGATGGATTCAAGCCGCAACCTTTCAGATTGACATGAAAATGACCGCGAATCGACCAGGGGTATTCGCCCTCTTTGCCTGGTTAAGCCCGATTGTTATGGGTGTAACCTTGGTAGCCGCTTCCGTAGCTATCGCCATGCAACCGGCCGCAGCATCGCTGCCGCTGATGATTGCATTGGGGGGTATCTCTCTTGCGCTAGCCCTGAGCCTGATCCAGCGAACTTCGTACCGCAAGCTCTCGCACAAGCTTTACGATCAGCTCGAACAACTGGCCGCCATGTCTTCGGACGATCTCGATCCGGAACGCTTTCAACAGCAGCTTTTGAAAGCCAACTTATCGGATCGAGCACGTGCCATCCTCAGCGAGATCTATCAGTGCATCGATCGCGATCGTGAAAAGATTTTCGAGTTCCAGCAAAAGTCGGCCAGCAGCGAAGTCAAAGCCCACCTGGCTGAATCGCGAGCATCGCAAATTTATTGGGTCATCGAAGGCCTCACCGAACCGGTCGTGATGGTCAATCAATATGGCGAGATCACGCTGATGAACCCAGCCGCGGTCAACTTGTTTGGCCTGCACGAGGTTCCCAAGGGAGTCTCTGTTGAGAAAGGGCTGAACTGCGATTCACTAGTGCAGCTGTTAAATGAAACACGTCGCCGCAAGTTGAAATCGACCCGGCTGGCAGAGATTGAATTAGCGGATCCCGACGGAGAAAAGCACTGGTATCGCGTCACCGTGAATACGGTCGCCGAAGGGGAACATGAAGGGGCTGCCGATACCGCGTTTGGTGCGGTTGCCGTCATGCGCGACATTAGTGGATACAAAGCGATTCAACGTCGCAACGCTGAATTCGTTTCGGCGGTCAGCCATGAAATGAAGACGCCACTGGCCGGAATTAAAGCCTACACCGAGCTACTTGCCGATGGCGAAGCGGAAGACGAAGAGACGCGGGACGAATTCCTGGGTGTCATCAGCGGTCAGGCCGATCGCCTGCAACGTCTGATCGACAACCTGCTGAACCTGGCACGTATCGAAGCTGGCGTGGTGAGTGTCAGCAAGAAGCCACGATCGTTGAACGACCTTCTGGAAGAAGCAGCCGCCATCGTTCAGCCCACCGCCGAGCAAAAGCAGATCACGCTGAAAGTCGAACTCAGTCCGATGTACCTCGGCGTACTGGCCGATCGCGACATGATCTTGCAGTCGGCAATCAACTTGCTCTCGAACGCCATTAAGTACACCCCAGACGGTGGCAACGTGACGCTTCGCAGTCGAATGTCAGACCGTGAAGTCCATTTCGAGGTGGAAGACACCGGCGTCGGCCTGAGCCCGGAAGACTGTGAAATGGTCTTCGAGAAGTTCTATCGCGTGAAGAAGGACCAGAAGATGGCCTCAGGGACAGGCCTCGGTCTGCCACTCGCGAAGCATATTGTTGAAGACGTCCATGGCGGTAACTTGACCGTCAAAAGCGAGCTCTGCAAGGGAAGTACGTTCATGATTGCCCTGCCAACCGTACAAGTGATCGAACACGCGACGTGAATCGCGACCCCATAAAGACGTATCGAGGAGACATAACGATGTCTGTCAAAGTACTAATCGCCGACGATGAGATGCACATCCTGCGTGCCGCCGAATTCAAGCTGAAACGAAGTGGCTTCGACGTGACGTGCGTGGAAGATGGCCAGGAAGCCTGGGAAGCAATCCAAGCGAATCGGCCAGACATCTTGATTACCGACTTC is a window of Bremerella sp. TYQ1 DNA encoding:
- a CDS encoding cell wall metabolism sensor histidine kinase WalK, whose product is MKMTANRPGVFALFAWLSPIVMGVTLVAASVAIAMQPAAASLPLMIALGGISLALALSLIQRTSYRKLSHKLYDQLEQLAAMSSDDLDPERFQQQLLKANLSDRARAILSEIYQCIDRDREKIFEFQQKSASSEVKAHLAESRASQIYWVIEGLTEPVVMVNQYGEITLMNPAAVNLFGLHEVPKGVSVEKGLNCDSLVQLLNETRRRKLKSTRLAEIELADPDGEKHWYRVTVNTVAEGEHEGAADTAFGAVAVMRDISGYKAIQRRNAEFVSAVSHEMKTPLAGIKAYTELLADGEAEDEETRDEFLGVISGQADRLQRLIDNLLNLARIEAGVVSVSKKPRSLNDLLEEAAAIVQPTAEQKQITLKVELSPMYLGVLADRDMILQSAINLLSNAIKYTPDGGNVTLRSRMSDREVHFEVEDTGVGLSPEDCEMVFEKFYRVKKDQKMASGTGLGLPLAKHIVEDVHGGNLTVKSELCKGSTFMIALPTVQVIEHAT
- a CDS encoding AAA family ATPase; this translates as MSGTELKTGLLAALLADDGFRPEEPKTLEDTQLSQTLVESIILKLYLNIGSLSGRKTAEHICLPFGVVEGILTSLRTRQLITHCGSAPLNDYTYTLTDQGRSRAQTYMQSCAYFGPAPVSLDDYITSVEAQSVRNETPKEEDLRRAFDGLSVEPGMFDRLGPAVNSGAGLFLYGAPGNGKTTLAKRITACYGQEIWIPRTVVEDGQFIKLFDAAFHEAVDQDENSIIKSDNFDKRWIKVRRPTVVVGGELTMDSLEIRFDPINNICEAPLQMKSNCGSLLIDDFGRQRMEPQELLNRWIVPLENRVDYLALPNGKKIQVPFEQLIIFSTNLEPSDLTDDAFLRRIPYKIEVEDASQEEFHKLFQIFSKQFGCRYDEESITHLIDNHYAPVNRPMRRCQPRDLLTQIRNYCVYKGFPMEMRPEYFDLVVGSYFTVVAGND
- a CDS encoding methyltransferase domain-containing protein, encoding MSSPEVLGQFIPLHYHYDMLRDNYRMTSFQQAIAATVKPGMTVVDLGGGTGVLSYFAAMEGAKVYYVERNPELVEVARRFLRMNKVEDRVTIVHQDATQFVPPEPVDVVTCEMLHVGLVREKQTEVIETFKRQYMAKHGSKLPRFIPEATLLAVQPVMQAYEFAGFHAPVPLFQPPVAEVQGTTELGMPAVYETVIYDEAYAHEVDWKGTLTMQRGGTLNGWRLVTKNVLSVLVEEQSEICWHNQYLVMPLDEPIEVETGDRVDVQIRYQFCTELNDLWNGVSQQKAPQTLVKRLSA
- a CDS encoding FHA domain-containing protein, with product MQTQLLPTIGNDSIYLEYLDQATGRSTKSVIDDFPFIIGRNATCNLTVESGRVSREHAEVVRHGSGYLIRDLRSTNGVYINGEKLDEHVLVDGDTVSIADFEFDFHCPAAETARQTVTLTMEDRVQASAPAQDPHLLIQALRTVNQWSGLKRIDPGLLSIESVATQQIAGQWCPLFRKAYQNHEETKLLKNSLVLENPLRLLQHSSALLALQERQNVGGLLMLEIDESDLNRADLLETVGWIRTKLGSAVKVVLGGSVDLWEANYWDNTAVEDLRAMGVEIAVIGIEQFKPPIVSDVLQHAKMIGVSASALSAASRSPAVATSIQEYIQEVKSAGSQAIAQAASSGPDNQVLQQMGFDVVVRFPT